In Paracoccus aerodenitrificans, the following are encoded in one genomic region:
- a CDS encoding TrbC/VirB2 family protein, translating to MIRTISRGCRIMATAAAAVSISLMLAPAAHASGSSMPWEAPLQSILQSIEGPVAKIIAVIVIIATGLALAFGDTSGGFRRLIQIVFGLSIAFAASSFFLSFFSFGGGALI from the coding sequence ATGATCCGCACGATTTCGCGCGGCTGCCGCATCATGGCAACCGCCGCCGCCGCTGTTTCCATCAGCCTGATGCTGGCGCCCGCCGCACACGCCTCCGGCTCCTCCATGCCGTGGGAGGCGCCGCTTCAGAGCATCCTTCAGTCGATCGAAGGGCCGGTCGCCAAGATCATTGCGGTAATCGTCATCATCGCCACCGGCCTGGCGCTGGCCTTCGGCGATACCTCGGGCGGTTTCCGCCGCCTGATCCAGATCGTCTTCGGCCTCAGCATAGCCTTCGCCGCCAGCTCCTTCTTCCTGTCGTTCTTCTCGTTCGGCGGCGGGGCGCTCATCTGA
- the trbF gene encoding conjugal transfer protein TrbF: protein MNIFKRPSAHYGKSPEPETPYQKAAQAWDERIGSARVQAKNWRIMAFGSLILSAGFAAALVWQSARGTVVPWVVQVDNLGQSQAVAPAVADYRPTDPQIAFHLGRFIEQTRSIPSDAIIVRQNWLRAYEFTTDRGAATLNDYARANDPFTKVGRQQIAVEVSSVIRASNDSFRVAWTERHYENGQLSTTERWTAILTIVIQTPRDAERLRANPLGIYVNAISWSREMSQ from the coding sequence ATGAACATCTTCAAACGTCCATCTGCCCATTACGGCAAATCGCCCGAACCCGAGACGCCCTATCAGAAAGCTGCCCAGGCATGGGACGAACGTATCGGTTCGGCCCGCGTGCAGGCAAAGAACTGGCGCATCATGGCCTTCGGCTCGCTGATCCTCTCGGCTGGTTTCGCCGCCGCCCTTGTCTGGCAATCGGCGCGCGGGACGGTCGTGCCCTGGGTGGTGCAAGTCGATAATCTCGGCCAGTCGCAGGCCGTTGCGCCCGCCGTGGCTGACTATCGCCCGACCGATCCGCAGATTGCCTTCCATCTTGGCCGCTTCATCGAGCAGACGCGCTCGATCCCGTCTGACGCCATCATCGTGCGGCAGAACTGGCTGCGTGCCTATGAGTTCACCACGGATCGGGGTGCGGCAACTCTCAATGATTATGCCCGTGCCAATGACCCTTTCACCAAGGTCGGCAGGCAGCAAATTGCGGTCGAGGTGTCGTCGGTGATCCGCGCCTCGAATGACAGCTTCCGTGTCGCCTGGACGGAGCGCCATTACGAAAACGGCCAGCTCTCCACCACCGAACGCTGGACGGCGATCCTGACCATCGTGATCCAGACGCCGCGCGATGCTGAACGTCTGCGTGCCAATCCGCTCGGCATCTACGTCAATGCAATTTCATGGTCGCGGGAGATGAGCCAATGA
- a CDS encoding DUF2274 domain-containing protein, giving the protein MTKLKLGPVVEDKPVKVTVELPGTLHRDLIAYAEVLARESGQPAADPVRLIVPMLERFIATDRGFAKARRGRG; this is encoded by the coding sequence ATGACAAAGCTGAAACTCGGCCCAGTCGTTGAAGACAAACCCGTCAAAGTGACGGTTGAACTGCCGGGCACGCTCCACCGTGATCTGATCGCCTATGCAGAGGTGCTGGCCCGCGAAAGTGGCCAGCCCGCTGCTGATCCCGTCCGGCTTATCGTGCCGATGCTGGAGCGTTTCATTGCCACGGACCGTGGCTTCGCGAAGGCTCGAAGGGGCAGAGGATAA
- the trbB gene encoding P-type conjugative transfer ATPase TrbB, which produces MLRTALGASIARFLEDPGVVEVMLNPDGRIWVDRLSEGLADTGERLSAADGERIVRLVAHHVGAEVHARAPRVSAELPETGERFEGLLPPVVAAPAFAIRKPAVAVFTLDDYVAAGIMTGLQAEVLRLNVATRANILVAGGTSTGKTTLTNALLAEVAKTSDRVVIIEDTRELQCAAPNLVAMRTKDGVATLSDLVRSSLRLRPDRIPVGEVRGSEALDLLKAWGTGHPGGIGTIHAGSGIGALRRLEQLIQEAVITVPRALIAETIDLVAVLAGRGSSRRLVELARVDGLGPDGDYAITPATTSKGDPS; this is translated from the coding sequence ATGCTGCGCACCGCGCTTGGGGCATCCATCGCCCGGTTTCTGGAAGATCCCGGTGTGGTCGAGGTGATGCTTAACCCGGATGGTCGTATCTGGGTGGATCGGCTTTCCGAAGGGTTGGCCGATACGGGGGAGAGGCTGTCCGCTGCCGATGGCGAGCGGATTGTGCGTCTCGTCGCCCATCATGTTGGCGCGGAGGTTCACGCCCGCGCACCCCGCGTCTCAGCAGAGCTGCCCGAAACCGGCGAACGGTTCGAGGGTCTATTGCCGCCCGTTGTCGCGGCACCCGCCTTTGCCATCCGCAAACCCGCCGTCGCGGTGTTCACGCTCGACGATTATGTGGCTGCCGGGATCATGACCGGTCTTCAGGCCGAAGTGCTGCGCCTGAACGTCGCCACGCGCGCCAACATCCTCGTCGCAGGCGGCACCTCCACCGGCAAAACCACGTTGACCAATGCGCTGCTGGCCGAGGTGGCGAAGACCTCGGATCGCGTCGTCATCATCGAAGACACGCGCGAACTGCAATGCGCCGCGCCGAACCTTGTCGCCATGCGCACGAAGGATGGCGTGGCGACGCTCTCCGATCTGGTCCGTTCATCCCTGCGCCTTCGCCCTGATCGCATTCCGGTCGGTGAGGTCCGCGGTTCCGAAGCCCTCGATCTGCTCAAAGCCTGGGGCACAGGTCATCCCGGAGGCATCGGCACCATCCATGCCGGTTCTGGCATCGGTGCGCTGCGCCGCCTCGAACAGCTCATTCAGGAAGCCGTCATCACCGTCCCGCGTGCGCTGATCGCCGAGACCATCGACCTTGTTGCTGTCCTTGCCGGGCGCGGATCGTCGCGACGGCTGGTCGAACTCGCCCGCGTCGATGGGCTGGGACCGGACGGCGATTACGCCATCACCCCTGCAACCACCTCAAAAGGAGACCCTTCATGA
- the trbG gene encoding P-type conjugative transfer protein TrbG gives MTRNIVRDSGLPVFRKPALAALLLSATMLAGCATNRTPQFSYDADVPALPVVPAAVTDDRPRPLHTPPAWTVARGGTVAATPTGRVENANAAARVEPRREGYYNAIQIYPWSEGALFQVYAAPGQITTIALEPGESLTGAGPIAAGDTARWIIGDTESGSGTSRRVHILVKPTREDISTNLVISTDRRVYLIELRARAALYMPAVAWAYPALPAGQRVTVPAAPIIPVETARNYRYGLTGDTPPWRPISVFDDGRRVYVVFPRGIVQGEMPPIFVIGSEGETQIVNSRIHQNILIVDRLFGAAELRLGSGDRQQTVRIVRVEQRQAAQPAKTGENPS, from the coding sequence ATGACCCGCAATATCGTCCGTGATTCCGGCTTGCCGGTTTTCCGTAAACCCGCTTTGGCGGCTTTGTTGCTGTCAGCGACCATGCTGGCCGGTTGCGCCACCAACCGCACCCCGCAGTTCAGCTATGATGCCGATGTACCCGCGTTGCCCGTGGTGCCGGCAGCCGTTACCGATGACCGCCCCCGGCCTTTGCACACGCCGCCGGCATGGACTGTGGCGCGCGGCGGGACCGTTGCAGCGACACCGACTGGCCGCGTCGAGAACGCCAATGCCGCCGCCCGTGTCGAACCACGGCGTGAGGGCTACTACAACGCCATCCAGATCTACCCCTGGTCGGAAGGGGCGCTGTTTCAGGTCTATGCCGCACCGGGGCAGATCACGACAATCGCGCTTGAACCCGGCGAAAGCCTGACCGGCGCGGGACCGATTGCAGCAGGCGACACCGCCCGATGGATCATTGGCGATACAGAAAGTGGATCGGGTACAAGCCGCCGCGTCCATATCCTCGTCAAACCGACCCGTGAGGATATTTCCACCAATCTTGTCATCAGCACGGATCGCCGCGTCTATCTCATTGAGCTTCGCGCCCGCGCGGCGCTCTATATGCCCGCTGTGGCCTGGGCCTATCCCGCGCTACCTGCCGGTCAGCGCGTAACCGTTCCGGCAGCCCCCATCATCCCTGTCGAGACGGCCCGCAACTATCGCTACGGACTGACTGGAGACACGCCACCGTGGCGCCCCATCTCCGTCTTCGACGACGGCCGCCGTGTTTATGTCGTCTTCCCGCGCGGCATTGTGCAGGGCGAGATGCCGCCGATCTTCGTCATAGGCTCCGAGGGCGAAACGCAGATCGTCAACAGCCGCATTCACCAGAACATCCTGATCGTGGATCGCCTGTTCGGTGCTGCCGAACTGCGCCTTGGCAGCGGTGATCGCCAGCAAACCGTCAGGATCGTCCGCGTTGAACAAAGGCAGGCAGCCCAGCCCGCAAAAACCGGGGAGAATCCGTCATGA
- a CDS encoding MarR family transcriptional regulator: MLGKDLDISDSQFLEALERYLEELLHARIVVRAFEGTRSLPSFVGRAYRLYETYILGHHCIIAAKLGDTGTPADIAKHIDIIRNVTDATVVFATMSITAHNRARLIGQGVPFIVPGNQLYIPDLAIDLREHFRAPRRRQVAGLSPAAQTVLFHHILHLDRNLATPSALAERLHYSAMSIGRAFDDLVAARLAETVRHGKERHISFKAEGRRLLEEATPHLRSPVRSMKFVRGSAFSAHLKLAGETALSHLTELASPRIDTFAVAASDWKAISQAADLVETDREEADCIIETWSYDPAALSDTNTVDVLSLYAQFRDHRDERVAMAADRLLEKLPW; the protein is encoded by the coding sequence ATGTTAGGAAAAGATCTCGATATAAGTGATTCGCAGTTTCTGGAAGCGCTGGAGCGCTATCTGGAAGAACTGCTTCATGCTCGCATCGTTGTTCGTGCATTCGAGGGTACGCGCAGCTTGCCGTCGTTTGTCGGGCGAGCTTACAGGCTTTATGAAACATATATTCTCGGGCACCACTGCATCATCGCTGCCAAGCTCGGAGATACAGGTACACCGGCAGATATCGCTAAGCACATCGACATCATCCGCAATGTCACCGACGCCACGGTGGTTTTCGCGACCATGAGCATTACCGCGCACAACAGGGCGCGGCTAATCGGTCAAGGTGTCCCCTTCATAGTTCCTGGCAACCAGCTTTACATCCCGGATTTGGCGATCGACCTACGCGAACATTTTCGTGCCCCACGCCGCCGGCAAGTGGCAGGACTATCGCCCGCTGCTCAAACGGTTCTTTTCCATCACATTCTGCATCTCGACAGGAATTTGGCAACGCCGTCCGCCTTAGCCGAACGGCTGCATTATTCGGCAATGTCAATCGGCCGAGCGTTCGATGACCTGGTGGCCGCCCGTCTCGCTGAAACCGTCAGACATGGGAAAGAGAGGCACATTAGCTTCAAGGCGGAAGGGCGACGCCTCCTGGAGGAAGCGACACCACATCTCCGCAGTCCGGTTCGTTCCATGAAATTCGTGCGTGGGAGCGCCTTCAGCGCACACCTGAAGTTGGCAGGGGAAACGGCGCTATCCCACCTCACGGAGCTGGCTAGCCCCCGTATCGACACTTTCGCCGTCGCCGCCAGCGACTGGAAAGCGATTTCGCAGGCGGCTGACCTTGTCGAAACTGACCGCGAAGAAGCCGACTGCATCATCGAGACGTGGTCCTACGATCCAGCCGCCTTGTCCGACACAAACACCGTGGACGTCCTGTCCTTGTACGCACAATTCCGGGATCATCGCGACGAGCGTGTCGCCATGGCTGCGGATCGACTTTTGGAGAAACTACCTTGGTAG
- the trbJ gene encoding P-type conjugative transfer protein TrbJ, which translates to MTIRFSRSRAMLMAATLLAAPLAFSPMLTSPAHAQFGFGRIVYDPTNYAQNLLTAARTLEQINHQITSLQNEAQMLINQARNLTSLPYSSLQTLQQNVQRTQQLLAQAQNIAFDVQNVDQMFQQKYGNVSLSATDTQLVEDARSRWQNTVGGLQDAMRVQAGVVGNIDTNRAEMSALIGQSQNATGALQATQAGNQLLALQSQQLSDLIALMSANGRSEALIEAERATAAEQGRVQRERFLTPGSGYQPGNARMFGNGNN; encoded by the coding sequence ATGACGATCCGTTTTTCCCGTTCCCGGGCCATGCTCATGGCGGCAACACTGCTCGCCGCGCCGCTTGCATTCTCGCCCATGCTGACCAGTCCGGCCCACGCACAGTTCGGTTTCGGCCGCATCGTCTATGACCCGACCAACTATGCGCAAAACCTGCTCACGGCCGCGCGCACGCTGGAGCAGATCAACCACCAGATCACCTCGCTTCAGAACGAAGCGCAGATGCTCATCAATCAGGCGCGTAACCTGACCAGCCTGCCATATTCCTCGCTCCAGACCTTGCAGCAGAACGTCCAGCGCACCCAGCAGCTTCTGGCCCAGGCGCAGAACATCGCCTTCGACGTGCAGAACGTCGATCAGATGTTCCAACAGAAATACGGCAATGTCTCGCTCTCTGCCACCGACACCCAGCTTGTCGAAGATGCCCGTTCGCGCTGGCAGAACACAGTTGGCGGTTTGCAGGATGCCATGCGCGTGCAGGCCGGCGTGGTCGGCAATATCGACACCAACCGCGCCGAAATGTCGGCCTTGATCGGCCAAAGCCAGAATGCCACCGGCGCCTTGCAGGCAACGCAGGCGGGCAATCAGCTTCTTGCTCTCCAGTCGCAGCAACTTTCCGACCTGATCGCGCTGATGTCGGCCAATGGCCGGTCCGAGGCGCTGATCGAGGCCGAGCGTGCCACCGCCGCCGAACAGGGCCGCGTGCAGCGCGAGCGCTTCCTGACACCGGGATCGGGCTACCAGCCCGGCAATGCCCGGATGTTCGGCAACGGCAACAACTGA
- a CDS encoding TrbI/VirB10 family protein, which produces MSDETTTNAPPMRLRAEPPRVTRLSRKMLAGVGAVALLSIGGALIYALQTRDMGGNGEELYSTENRPTADGLAGLPRDYTGPVLGPALPGDLGGPILDAQNRGQPVTPPVMAAPARDPAEERRLAEEEAARLSTVFFQSGQRTATIPGSNMPGLAGLDLGGQPATQDRHTAFLNGPVDRQTVAIDRIMAPASPYILQAGAVIPAAMITGIRSDLPGQITAQVTENVYDSPTGALLLIPQGTRIIGQYDAGVQFGQRRVLLVWNRLILPNGRSIVLERQPGADASGYAGLEDGVDYHWWDLMKAAGLSTLLGIGTELATDDEDRLIRAIRDGAQDTINQAGQQIVQRQLQVAPTLTVRPGYPVRVIVTRDLVLEPYRN; this is translated from the coding sequence ATGAGCGACGAGACCACCACCAACGCGCCTCCTATGCGCCTGCGCGCCGAGCCGCCGCGCGTCACCCGCCTGTCACGCAAGATGCTGGCTGGCGTTGGAGCTGTCGCGCTCCTCAGCATTGGCGGCGCACTGATCTATGCGCTCCAGACCCGCGACATGGGTGGAAATGGCGAGGAACTCTATTCCACCGAGAACCGCCCCACAGCCGACGGGCTGGCTGGTCTGCCGCGCGATTATACCGGCCCCGTCCTGGGACCAGCTTTGCCGGGCGACCTCGGCGGCCCGATCCTCGACGCCCAGAACAGGGGGCAGCCCGTTACGCCGCCGGTTATGGCAGCACCAGCCCGAGACCCCGCCGAGGAACGTCGTCTTGCCGAAGAGGAAGCTGCACGTCTTAGCACCGTGTTCTTCCAGTCAGGCCAAAGGACGGCGACGATACCAGGCTCTAATATGCCGGGCCTAGCGGGGCTTGACCTTGGCGGTCAGCCCGCCACGCAAGACCGGCACACGGCATTTCTCAATGGTCCGGTGGATCGCCAGACCGTTGCCATCGATCGGATCATGGCGCCAGCATCGCCCTATATCCTTCAGGCAGGGGCCGTGATCCCGGCTGCAATGATTACCGGCATCCGTTCGGATCTGCCTGGCCAGATCACCGCGCAGGTCACGGAAAATGTCTATGATAGCCCGACCGGCGCGCTGCTCCTGATCCCGCAGGGAACGCGCATCATCGGCCAGTATGACGCCGGTGTGCAGTTCGGCCAGCGCCGTGTGCTGCTGGTCTGGAACCGCCTGATCCTGCCCAATGGCCGCTCGATCGTGCTGGAGCGCCAGCCCGGCGCGGACGCTTCCGGCTATGCCGGTCTGGAGGATGGCGTCGATTACCACTGGTGGGATCTGATGAAAGCAGCGGGACTGTCCACGCTGCTCGGCATTGGCACGGAACTGGCGACCGACGACGAAGACCGTCTGATCCGCGCCATCCGCGACGGCGCACAGGACACTATCAATCAGGCCGGGCAGCAAATCGTCCAGCGTCAGTTGCAGGTCGCGCCGACCTTGACCGTCCGACCGGGCTATCCCGTCAGGGTCATCGTCACCCGCGACCTGGTACTCGAACCCTATAGGAACTGA
- the trbK-alt gene encoding putative entry exclusion protein TrbK-alt codes for MDGKMLARLGAIIFVAIAITATVIEMTREDEPAQNRPAPSLQPSADPLRQSLRRCQQLGEAAVNDPGCLATWAENRDRFLGRTPVPAAPHQNGGE; via the coding sequence ATGGACGGCAAGATGCTGGCACGGCTGGGCGCGATCATATTCGTGGCTATCGCCATCACCGCCACGGTGATCGAAATGACCCGCGAGGATGAACCGGCGCAGAACCGTCCGGCTCCATCGCTTCAGCCCTCTGCCGATCCGCTGCGCCAGAGCCTGCGCCGTTGCCAGCAGTTAGGCGAGGCCGCCGTGAACGATCCCGGCTGCCTCGCCACCTGGGCCGAGAACCGTGACCGGTTCCTCGGCCGGACGCCGGTGCCCGCCGCCCCGCATCAGAACGGGGGAGAGTGA
- the trbE gene encoding conjugal transfer protein TrbE, which produces MMNLTEYRRTSARLSDYLPWAALVGPGIVLNKDGSFQRTAKFRGPDLDSAVAAELVAVAGRINNAVRRLGSGWSIFVEAQRSEAATYPDSKFPDAASALVDAERKAGFEEAGTHFVSGYFLTFLWLPPAEDAARAETWLYEGREQSGVNPHELLRGFIDRTDRVLSLLDGFMPECRWLDDTGTLTYLHSSISTNRHRVRVPEVPMHLDALLTAQALTGGLEPRLGDAHLRILTIIGFPTATTPGLLDEINRLAFPYRWSTRAILMDKTDATKLLTKIRRQWFAKRKSIAAILKEVMTNEQSALVDTDASNKALDADMALQELGADVAGMAYVTATVTVWDIDPRIADEKLRLIEKIIQGRDFTAMPETVNAVDAWLGSIPGHAYANVRQPPISTLNLAHMIPLSAVWAGPERNEHLGAPPLLYGKTEGSTPFRLSLHVGDVGHTLVVGPTGAGKSVLLALMALQFRRYERSQIFAFDFGGSIRASALAMGGDWHDLGGGLTEGSEVSVSLQPLARIGDAYERSWAADWIAAILMREGMTITPEVKEHIWTALTSLASAPVGERTITGLAVLLQSNDLKQALRPYCIGGAYGRLLDAEAEHLGHADVQAFEIEGLVGTGAAPAVLAYLFHRIGDRLDGRPTLLIIDEGWLALDDEGFANQLREWLKTLRKKNASVIFATQSLSDIDGSNIAPAIIESCPTRLLLPNERAIEPQITAIYRRFGLNDRQIEILARATPKRDYYCQSRRGNRLFELGLSEVGLALCAASSKTDQTRIADLVAEHGQEGFLAAWLRDRGVEWAAELIPDLTNLIPQTEKES; this is translated from the coding sequence ATGATGAACCTCACCGAATATCGCCGCACCTCCGCTCGCCTTTCCGACTATCTGCCATGGGCAGCGCTGGTTGGCCCAGGCATTGTGCTGAACAAGGATGGCAGCTTCCAGAGGACCGCGAAGTTTCGCGGGCCGGATCTGGATTCTGCTGTCGCTGCCGAACTGGTTGCGGTCGCCGGTCGCATCAACAACGCCGTGCGCCGTCTGGGTTCGGGCTGGTCGATCTTCGTCGAGGCACAACGCTCCGAGGCCGCGACCTATCCCGACAGCAAGTTTCCAGATGCGGCCTCCGCACTGGTCGATGCGGAGCGCAAGGCCGGGTTCGAGGAAGCGGGCACACATTTCGTGTCCGGTTATTTCCTGACTTTCCTCTGGCTGCCGCCTGCAGAAGACGCCGCCCGTGCCGAAACCTGGCTCTATGAAGGTCGCGAACAATCTGGTGTCAATCCGCATGAGCTGCTGCGCGGCTTCATCGACCGCACCGACCGCGTGCTGTCGCTGCTCGACGGCTTCATGCCGGAATGCCGCTGGCTGGATGATACCGGTACGCTGACCTATCTCCATTCCTCCATCTCCACCAACCGTCATCGCGTCCGCGTGCCCGAAGTGCCCATGCACCTCGATGCGCTGCTGACCGCTCAGGCCCTGACCGGCGGACTGGAGCCGCGCCTTGGTGACGCGCATCTGCGCATCCTGACCATCATCGGCTTTCCTACCGCGACTACGCCTGGCCTGCTCGACGAGATTAACCGGCTCGCGTTCCCGTATCGCTGGTCAACCCGCGCCATCCTGATGGACAAGACGGATGCAACGAAGCTCCTCACCAAAATCCGCCGCCAGTGGTTTGCCAAGCGCAAATCCATCGCCGCGATCCTCAAGGAGGTGATGACCAACGAACAATCGGCGCTGGTGGATACCGATGCGTCCAACAAGGCGCTCGATGCCGACATGGCCTTGCAGGAACTCGGCGCTGACGTTGCCGGGATGGCCTATGTCACAGCGACCGTCACCGTCTGGGACATTGATCCGCGGATTGCCGACGAGAAGCTGCGTCTGATCGAGAAGATCATTCAGGGCCGCGATTTCACGGCCATGCCCGAAACCGTCAATGCCGTCGATGCCTGGCTCGGCTCGATCCCCGGACATGCCTACGCCAATGTCCGTCAGCCACCGATCTCGACGCTCAACCTTGCCCACATGATCCCGCTATCGGCCGTGTGGGCGGGGCCGGAACGGAACGAACACCTCGGAGCGCCCCCCTTGCTGTATGGCAAGACCGAAGGTTCGACGCCGTTCCGGCTTTCCCTTCATGTCGGCGACGTGGGCCATACCCTCGTCGTCGGCCCGACCGGCGCGGGCAAGTCCGTGCTGCTGGCGCTGATGGCGCTGCAATTCCGCCGCTATGAACGCAGCCAGATCTTCGCCTTCGATTTCGGGGGATCGATCCGCGCATCCGCGCTGGCCATGGGCGGCGACTGGCATGACCTCGGCGGCGGGTTGACCGAGGGATCGGAGGTGTCCGTCTCCCTGCAACCGCTAGCGCGAATTGGTGATGCTTATGAGCGGTCATGGGCCGCTGACTGGATCGCTGCGATCCTGATGCGTGAGGGCATGACCATCACGCCGGAGGTGAAGGAGCATATCTGGACGGCGCTGACCTCGCTGGCATCTGCACCCGTCGGCGAGCGCACCATCACCGGCCTTGCTGTCCTGCTGCAATCGAATGACCTGAAGCAGGCGTTGCGACCATATTGCATCGGTGGTGCCTATGGCCGGTTGCTCGATGCCGAGGCCGAACACCTCGGCCACGCCGATGTGCAAGCCTTCGAGATCGAGGGACTGGTCGGCACAGGAGCTGCGCCGGCTGTGCTGGCCTATCTGTTTCATCGGATCGGCGACCGGCTCGATGGTCGGCCAACCCTGCTTATCATCGACGAAGGTTGGCTGGCGCTGGATGATGAGGGGTTCGCCAACCAGCTCCGCGAATGGCTGAAGACGCTCAGGAAGAAGAACGCTTCCGTTATCTTCGCCACGCAGTCGCTCTCGGACATTGACGGGAGCAACATCGCGCCCGCCATCATCGAAAGCTGCCCGACACGGCTGCTTCTGCCGAATGAACGGGCCATCGAGCCGCAGATCACTGCGATCTATCGGCGGTTCGGCCTCAATGACCGGCAGATCGAGATCCTCGCGCGGGCGACACCCAAGCGGGACTATTACTGCCAGTCGCGCCGCGGCAACCGCCTGTTCGAGCTGGGCCTGTCCGAAGTCGGCCTCGCGCTCTGCGCCGCATCATCCAAAACCGATCAGACCCGCATTGCAGATCTCGTCGCCGAGCATGGGCAGGAGGGCTTCCTCGCCGCCTGGCTGCGCGATCGCGGCGTCGAATGGGCGGCGGAGCTGATCCCCGATCTCACCAATCTCATCCCCCAGACCGAAAAGGAGTCCTGA
- a CDS encoding VirB3 family type IV secretion system protein — protein sequence MAGGLEQLDAVPGFSIPVHRALTEHILLGGAPRSIAIVNGTLAGAVGLGLRLWLVGIAIWAVGHFLAVWAAKRDPLFVEVGRRHLRIPGHLSV from the coding sequence ATGGCGGGCGGCCTCGAACAGCTCGACGCGGTGCCGGGATTTTCGATCCCGGTCCATCGGGCGCTGACCGAGCATATCCTGCTCGGCGGCGCACCGCGCTCCATCGCCATTGTCAACGGCACGCTGGCCGGGGCCGTCGGCCTCGGCCTTCGTCTCTGGCTGGTTGGCATCGCCATCTGGGCGGTCGGTCATTTCCTCGCGGTATGGGCAGCAAAACGCGACCCGCTCTTCGTCGAGGTCGGGCGCAGGCATCTGCGCATCCCCGGTCATCTGTCGGTGTGA
- the trbL gene encoding P-type conjugative transfer protein TrbL, producing the protein MGGTGVIDNFLGVFTSYIDSGFGLLGGEVAFIATTLIVIDVTLAALFWSWGADDDIIARLVKKTLFVGVFAYLIGNWNNLAQIIFDSFAGLGLKGSGTGFSAADLLRPGKVAQTGLDAGRPLLESISDMMGYWSFFENFIQIACLMFAWVLVLLAFFILAVQLFVTLIEFKLTTLAGFVLIPFGLFGKTAFMAERVLGNVVSSGIKVLVLAVIIGIGSTLFSQFTAGFGGVTPTIDDAMAIVLAALSLLGLGIFGPGIASGLVSGGPQLGAGAAVGTGLAAGGMMLAGGAAAGMAAKGGAAALSGGAAAVRGGAAAAGAVSAAYSVGSLGQSGAAGVASGLGGVARAAGSAAASPLKRAASKASESIKSGFSDGARAGFGVSGGSSTAGTVGGAGEAASAAASPAAQAGGSPAWARQMQRKQTLSHGTSMAAHAVRSGDSHGGGSSINLSESDRS; encoded by the coding sequence ATGGGCGGCACCGGCGTCATCGACAATTTCCTGGGAGTCTTCACCAGCTACATCGACAGTGGCTTCGGTCTGCTTGGAGGTGAAGTCGCCTTCATCGCCACCACGCTGATCGTCATCGACGTGACGCTGGCGGCATTATTCTGGTCCTGGGGTGCAGATGACGACATCATCGCCCGGCTGGTCAAGAAAACGCTGTTCGTGGGCGTCTTCGCCTATCTGATCGGCAACTGGAACAATCTCGCGCAGATCATCTTCGACAGCTTTGCGGGTCTGGGCCTCAAGGGGTCGGGCACCGGCTTTTCCGCCGCCGATCTGCTGCGGCCCGGCAAGGTGGCGCAGACCGGCCTTGATGCCGGTCGCCCGCTGCTCGAATCCATCTCCGACATGATGGGCTACTGGTCGTTCTTCGAGAACTTCATCCAGATCGCCTGCCTGATGTTCGCCTGGGTGCTGGTGCTGCTCGCCTTCTTCATTCTCGCCGTGCAGCTCTTCGTCACGCTGATCGAGTTCAAGCTGACCACGCTGGCCGGTTTTGTGCTGATCCCCTTCGGCCTGTTCGGCAAGACCGCCTTCATGGCCGAGCGCGTTCTCGGCAATGTCGTGTCCTCCGGCATCAAGGTGCTGGTTCTGGCCGTCATCATCGGTATCGGCTCGACGCTGTTTTCACAGTTCACGGCAGGCTTCGGCGGCGTGACGCCGACCATCGACGATGCCATGGCGATCGTGCTGGCGGCCCTTTCCCTTCTCGGCCTCGGCATATTCGGTCCCGGCATCGCTTCCGGTCTCGTTTCCGGCGGCCCGCAGCTTGGCGCAGGTGCCGCCGTTGGAACCGGCCTTGCCGCAGGCGGCATGATGCTTGCCGGGGGTGCCGCCGCAGGGATGGCCGCGAAGGGAGGAGCCGCTGCGCTCTCTGGTGGAGCGGCTGCCGTTCGGGGTGGTGCCGCCGCCGCAGGTGCGGTGAGCGCCGCCTACAGTGTCGGTTCACTTGGCCAGTCCGGCGCTGCCGGTGTCGCCTCCGGTCTGGGCGGTGTTGCCCGTGCGGCAGGCTCCGCCGCCGCATCGCCCCTGAAGCGCGCGGCTTCCAAAGCCTCCGAAAGCATCAAGTCCGGCTTTTCTGATGGAGCGCGCGCCGGTTTCGGCGTCAGTGGCGGCTCTTCCACGGCTGGAACAGTCGGAGGTGCGGGCGAGGCAGCAAGCGCGGCGGCGTCACCCGCCGCACAGGCTGGCGGCTCTCCGGCATGGGCAAGGCAGATGCAGCGCAAACAGACACTCAGCCACGGCACGTCGATGGCCGCCCATGCCGTGCGCTCCGGCGACAGCCATGGCGGCGGCTCCTCCATCAATCTTTCTGAAAGTGACCGCTCATGA